One stretch of Prunus persica cultivar Lovell chromosome G1, Prunus_persica_NCBIv2, whole genome shotgun sequence DNA includes these proteins:
- the LOC18790464 gene encoding probable CCR4-associated factor 1 homolog 7 has product MSILPKGDSIQIREVWSDNLDEEFAIIREIVGTYNYVAMDTEFPGVVLRPVGAFKNINDYNYQTLKDNVDMLKLIQLGLTFSDKNGKLPDLDTQNQYIWQFNFREFNVSEDIFASDSIELLRQCGIDFKKNNEKGIDVKRFGELLVSSGVVLNAEVHWVTFHSGYDFGYLLKLLTGLSLPDSQAGFFELIKAFFPVVYDIKHLMKFCNSLHGGLNKLAELLEVERVGVCHQAGSDSLLTACTFRKLRDTFFGGTAEKYAGVLYGLGVENGQSTN; this is encoded by the coding sequence ATGTCGATTTTACCGAAAGGGGATTCGATTCAAATCCGAGAAGTGTGGAGTGATAATCTTGATGAAGAGTTTGCTATAATCCGTGAGATTGTTGGGACGTATAATTATGTTGCTATGGACACCGAGTTCCCCGGTGTGGTTCTTCGCCCGGTGGGGGCCTTCAAGAACATCAATGATTATAACTACCAGACCCTGAAGGACAATGTCGATATGTTGAAATTGATTCAATTGGGTCTCACTTTCTCTGACAAGAATGGTAAACTTCCTGATCTCGATACCCAGAACCAATACATTTGGCAATTCAATTTCCGTGAGTTCAATGTAAGCGAAGACATCTTTGCTAGCGATTCGATTGAGTTGCTGCGGCAATGTGGGATTGATTTTAAGAAGAACAACGAGAAGGGAATTGATGTGAAGCGGTTTGGTGAGCTTTTGGTGTCTTCAGGGGTTGTATTGAATGCTGAAGTGCATTGGGTTACTTTTCATAGTGGATATGACTTTGGATACTTGCTTAAGCTATTGACTGGTCTGAGTTTGCCCGACTCCCAAGCGGGTTTCTTTGAATTGATCAAGGCCTTCTTCCCAGTGGTGTATGATATCAAGCATTTGATGAAGTTCTGCAATAGCCTTCATGGTGGGTTGAACAAGCTTGCAGAATTGTTGGAAGTGGAAAGAGTTGGTGTGTGCCATCAAGCAGGCTCAGACAGTTTGCTTACAGCTTGTACGTTTAGGAAATTGAGGGATACCTTTTTCGGTGGCACAGCTGAGAAATATGctggtgtattgtatggtCTCGGTGTTGAGAATGGACAGAGTActaattga
- the LOC18790314 gene encoding chaperone protein ClpB4, mitochondrial, translating to MASRRATRLTQSTLALASLNASKASRNSLSQSRAIAVAASARAFGSSVAPFCRPNVVSESSNVVSVKYLATAFTRSFHSSTPKFYSATTSSQANPNEYTEMAWEGIVGAVDAARVSKQQVVETEHLMKALLEQKDGLARRIFTKAGVDNTTVLQATDNFIAQQPKVTGATSGPIMGSHLSGVLDNARRQKKDMGDDFVSVEHLVLAFQSDTRFGQQLFRNLQLSDKDLKEAVKDVRGSQRVTDQNPEGKYEALDKYGNDLTELARRGKLDPVIGRDDEIRRCIQILSRRTKNNPVIIGEPGVGKTAIAEGLAQRIVRGDVPEPLLNRKLISLDMGSLVAGAKFRGDFEERLKAVLKEVTASNGQIILFIDEIHTVVGAGATSGAMDAGNLLKPMLGRGELRCIGATTLNEYRKYIEKDPALERRFQQVFCGQPSVEDTISILRGLRERYELHHGVKISDSALVSAAVLSDRYITERFLPDKAIDLVDEAAAKLKMEITSKPTELDEVDRAVLKLEMEKLSVQNDTDKSSKERLSKLENDLALLKQKQKELTEQWDHEKALMTRIRSVKEEIDRVNQEMEAAERDYDLNRAAELKYGTLTSLQRQLEQAEKNLAEYQKSGNALLREEVTDLDIAEIVSKWTGIPLSNLQQSERDKLVMLEQVLHKRVVGQDIAVKSVADAIRRSRAGLSDPNRPIASFMFMGPNWCGKTELAKALAGYLFNTENALVRIDMSEYMEKHAVSRLVGAPPGYVGYEEGGQLTEVVRRRPYCVVLFDEIEKAHHDVFNILLQLLDDGRITDSQGRTVSFTNCVVIMTSNLGSHYILETLRNTHDSKDAVYEVMKRQVVELARQTFRPEFMNRIDEYIVFQPLDSKEISSIVELQMNRLKDRLKQKKIDLYYTKEAVELLGTLGFDPNYGARPVKRVIQQLVENEIAMGFLRGDFNEEDSLIVDAEVSPSVKDLPPHKRLRIKKLENTSAVDAMVAND from the exons ATGGCGAGCCGCAGAGCCACAAGACTCACCCAGTCGACTTTGGCTTTGGCGTCCCTGAACGCCTCTAAAGCCTCaagaaactctctctctcagtctcgTGCAATCGCAGTGGCAGCCTCCGCACGCGCCTTCGGTAGCTCCGTCGCTCCCTTCTGTCGCCCCAACGTCGTTTCAGAGAGCAGTAATGTCGTTTCAGTCAAGTATTTGGCAACCGCCTTCACTCGCAGCTTTCACTCTTCCACTCCCAAATTCTACTCAGCCACAACCTCTTCTCAG GCTAATCCGAATGAGTACACTGAAATGGCTTGGGAGGGCATTGTGGGTGCTGTTGATGCCGCCCGAGTTAGCAAGCAACAGGTTGTGGAAACTGAGCACTTAATGAAAGCGCTTTTGGAGCAAAAGGATGGTTTGGCCAGGAGAATTTTCACCAAGGCTGGCGTAGACAACACCACGGTTCTTCAAGCTACTGATAACTTCATTGCTCAGCAACCCAAG GTGACGGGTGCCACCTCTGGGCCTATTATGGGCTCACATCTGAGTGGTGTGTTGGACAATGCCCGGCGGCAGAAGAAAGACATGGGAGATGATTTCGTGTCGGTGGAGCACCTTGTGTTGGCGTTCCAGTCAGATACTCGGTTTGGGCAGCAATTGTTTAGAAATCTCCAGCTTAGTGATAAGGATTTGAAGGAGGCTGTTAAGGATGTTCGTGGAAGTCAGAGAGTCACTGATCAAA ATCCTGAAGGAAAATATGAGGCCTTGGATAAATACGGGAATGACTTAACTGAACTCGCTAGGCGTGGCAAACTTGATCCTGTTATAGGCCGAGATGATGAAATACGACGGTGTATCCAGATATTGTCCAGGAGAACGAAAAACAATCCTGTTATTATTGGTGAGCCTGGTGTGGGAAAAACTGCAATTGCTGAAGG ATTAGCTCAACGAATTGTGCGTGGGGATGTTCCAGAACCGCTATTGAATAGAAAG TTGATTTCCTTAGATATGGGTTCATTGGTTGCTGGTGCCAAGTTTCGTGGGGATTTTGAGGAAAGGTTGAAAGCTGTGTTGAAGGAAGTTACTGCTTCAAATGGACAGATTATATTATTCATTGATGAGATTCATACTGTTGTAGGAGCAG GGGCTACAAGTGGTGCAATGGATGCTGGGAACTTGTTGAAGCCAATGCTTGGGAGAGGTGAGCTTCGTTGTATAGGAGCAACTACATTAAATGAGTACAGAAAATACATTGAGAAGGATCCTGCACTTGAGCGTAGATTTCAACAAGTATTTTGTGGCCAGCCGTCTGTTGAAGACACAATATCCATTCTTCGTGGCTTGCGTGAGCGCTATGAGCTGCATCATGGTGTGAAAATATCAGATAGTGCCCTTGTTTCTGCAGCTGTTCTTTCTGACAGATACATTACAGAACGTTTTTTGCCTGACAAAG CCATTGATCTCGTTGATGAAGCTGCTGCAAAGCTGAAGATGGAGATCACTTCTAAGCCCACTGAATTGGATGAGGTAGACAGAGCTGTGTTGAAGTTGGAGATGGAGAAGCTGTCTGTCCAAAATGACACTGATAAATCATCGAAAGAAAGGTTAAGCAAACTGGAAAATGATCTGGCATTGCTTAagcagaaacaaaaagaattaaCCGAACAATGGGATCATGAGAAGGCTCTCATGACTCGGATACGATCAGTTAAAGAAGAG ATTGATAGAGTAAACCAAGAGATGGAAGCTGCTGAACGTGACTATGACCTAAATCGTGCTGCAGAGCTCAAATATGGAACTCTAACATCCCTACAACGCCAGTTAGAACAGGCAGAGAAAAACCTTGCTGAGTATCAGAAGTCGGGAAATGCTTTGCTTCGAGAAGAAGTCACCGATCTTGATATTGCTGAAATTGTAAGCAAATGGACTGGTATACCCTTGTCAAACCTTCAACAATCAGAAAGAGACAAGCTAGTTATGCTAGAACAGGTTCTTCATAAGAGGGTGGTTGGTCAGGATATAGCTGTGAAATCAGTGGCTGATGCAATTCGACGTTCAAGGGCAGGCCTATCTGACCCAAACCGACCAATAGCAAGTTTTATGTTCATGGGTCCAAACTGGTGTGGGAAAACAGAGCTAGCAAAGGCTTTGGCTGGCTATCTCTTTAACACGGAAAATGCTCTTGTCAGAATTGATATGAGTGAGTACATGGAAAAACATGCAGTTTCACGCTTGGTTGGGGCACCACCTGGTTATGTCGGTTACGAAGAAGGCGGGCAGTTAACAGAAGTGGTTCGTCGAAGACCTTATTGTGTAGTGCTGTTTGATGAAATAGAGAAAGCACATCATGATGTCTTCAACATTTTATTACAATTGTTGGATGATGGGAGGATCACCGACTCTCAAGGGAGAACTGTAAGCTTCACCAATTGTGTGGTGATAATGACCTCAAACCTGGGCTCCCACTACATACTTGAAACTCTTCGTAATACACATGATAGCAAGGATGCAGTTTATGAAGTGATGAAAAGACAAGTTGTTGAGTTGGCGAGACAAACTTTCCGCCCTGAATTTATGAATCGAATTGACGAGTATATTGTCTTCCAGCCTTTGGACTCAAAAGAGATCAGTAGTATTGTTGAGCTACAA ATGAACCGGTTGAAAGACAGGTTGAAGCAGAAGAAAATTGATCTTTACTACACAAAGGAAGCTGTGGAGCTTCTGGGTACGTTGGGCTTTGATCCAAACTATGGTGCAAGACCAGTTAAGCGGGTGATACAACAGTTGGTTGAGAATGAAATTGCAATGGGATTCTTGAGAGGGGATTTCAATGAGGAAGACTCTCTTATTGTTGATGCTGAGGTGTCCCCATCTGTCAAAGACCTTCCTCCCCATAAGAGGTTGCGCATCAAGAAACTGGAGAACACGTCTGCTGTGGATGCCATGGTTGCGAATGACTGA
- the LOC18792723 gene encoding probable signal peptidase complex subunit 2 gives MSFRINLKIETKGSKSKICEMSETKAESKSKNPKKANLSDHSSIKHLLDESVSEIVKSRGYVENTRLSNLKLLIGAIVIIIALFAQFYNKKFPENRDFLIGCIASYIIVNGILQVVSYTKEKNAILFTHPPVGAFSTGLVVSSKLPRFSDLYTLTVASADPKSISANKPVEFTKSVTQWFTKDGVLVEGLFWKEVDGLINDYAREPKKSK, from the exons ATGTCTTTCAGAATAAACCTAAAAATCGAAACAAAGGGgtccaaatccaaaatttgCGAAATGTCGGAGACGAAGGCCGAGAGTAAGagcaaaaaccctaaaaaggCCAATCTGTCAGATCACAGCTCCATCAAGCACCTTCTCGACGAGTCTGTCTCCGAG ATTGTTAAGAGCCGCGGATATGTGGAGAATACGAGGTTAAGTaacttgaagttgttgatTGGAGCCATTGTCATAATCATTGCTCTATTTGCTCAGTTCTACAACAAGAAATTTCCAGagaaccgagacttcctgatTGGATGCATTGCATC GTATATCATCGTCAATGGGATATTACAGGTGGTTTCATACACTAAGGAGAAAAATGCAATCTTGTTCACTCATCCTCCTGTG GGAGCCTTCAGCACTGGGTTGGTGGTGTCTTCCAAATTACCAAGATTTTCTGACTTGTACACACTTACAGTAGCAAGTGCGGATCCAAAATCGATATCTGCAAACAAACCGGTGGAATTCACGAAGAGTGTTACTCAGTG GTTTACCAAGGATGGAGTATTGGTGGAAGGCCTGTTCTGGAAGGAAGTAGATGGACTGATAAACGATTATGCAAGAGAACCCAAGAAGAGCAAGTGA
- the LOC18791856 gene encoding cytochrome b561, DM13 and DOMON domain-containing protein At5g54830 → MPRKPNILGFLFSLFFLTFCHADPGSNCPKTSPLVNSESEFKMVQHQLRGSIKIIDDCSFKVSDFDMLPGSDVQWWGAAAPDFTNLSAGFVVSDQKLNETYKSASFTVRLRDNVTWDRIQVLAVWDRPTASDFGHVILGDFRSGSSDPAPSPSPSSATGSGNGTGRVHTEPTMLENCKVLSKNYRVRWTLTSEENIIDIGLEAATGTMNYMAFGWSSPNSTSELMLGADVAVTGFKEDGLPFVNDFYITKYSECTLYKDGEVKGVCPDTRYEGPGQNGEVNNTKLVYGQRRDAVSFIRYQRPLISDDKKYDLPVNHTEKMTVIWALGPIRPPDLLQPHYLPQNHGGPRLVVFGHLVLNVSEHVNDCLGPLDAEDKEDQHLIIADANAPLVVTSGPALHYPNPPNPSKVLYINKKEAPMLRVERGVPVKFSVQAGHNVALYITSDPLGGNATLRNVTETIYAGGPKAQGVQASPMELVWQPDRNTPDQVYYQSLYEQKMGYRVQVVDGGLPDMYNNSVILDDQQVTLFWTLSEKSISIAVRGEKKSGFLAIGFGRGMVNSYAYVGWIDNIGKGRVNTYWIDGKDASSVHPTIENLTYVRCRSENGIISFEFTRPLNPSCGKSDRPECRNIIDRTTPLKVIWAMGSTWTDEHLSEQNMHFVTSSRPIRVLLMRGSAEAEQDLQPVLAVHGFMMFLAWGMLLPGGILAARYLKHVKGDGWYKIHVYLQYSGLVIVLLALLFAVAELRGFYVSSLHVKFGITAIFLACIQPVNAFLRPKRPAHGEEVSSKRILWEYFHVIGGRCAFVVGIAALFSGMKHLGDRYDGENVHGLNWALIIWFLIGALIVMYLEYREKQQRRDRSFGRSNWVLGNLEEDDSVDLLSPNGVHAEKESQTSGRMEVQLEPLNR, encoded by the coding sequence ATGCCTCGCAAACCCAACATCCTAGGGTTTCTCTTCagcctcttcttcctcacatTCTGCCATGCCGATCCGGGTTCCAATTGCCCCAAGACCAGCCCTCTCGTCAACTCCGAGTCCGAATTCAAAATGGTACAGCACCAGCTCCGAGGCTCAATTAAGATAATCGACGATTGCTCCTTCAAAGTCTCCGATTTCGACATGCTCCCCGGCTCCGACGTCCAATGGTGGGGCGCCGCCGCTCCCGATTTCACCAACCTCAGCGCCGGCTTCGTAGTCTCCGATCAGAAACTCAACGAGACCTACAAAAGCGCGAGCTTTACGGTGCGTTTGAGGGACAATGTCACCTGGGATCGGATCCAGGTCCTCGCCGTGTGGGACCGCCCCACCGCCTCCGACTTCGGGCACGTGATTCTCGGCGATTTCAGAAGCGGATCGTCCGACCCGGCTCCTTCACCGTCGCCGTCGAGCGCAACCGGTTCGGGGAACGGGACGGGTCGGGTCCACACGGAGCCGACTATGTTGGAGAACTGTAAGGTATTGTCGAAGAACTACAGGGTTAGATGGACATTGACTTCTGAAGAGAATATAATTGATATTGGGTTGGAGGCCGCCACCGGGACTATGAATTACATGGCTTTTGGGTGGTCCAGCCCGAACTCGACTTCGGAGCTCATGCTTGGAGCCGATGTCGCCGTCACCGGGTTTAAAGAGGACGGCCTGCCGTTTGTGAATGATTTTTACATCACAAAGTACAGCGAGTGTACGTTGTACAAGGATGGTGAGGTGAAAGGGGTTTGCCCGGATACGAGATACGAAGGGCCCGGCCAGAATGGCGAGGTTAACAATACCAAATTGGTTTATGGGCAGAGGAGGGACGCCGTGTCGTTCATTAGGTACCAGAGGCCGTTGATATCAGACGACAAGAAGTACGATTTGCCGGTGAACCATACAGAGAAAATGACGGTGATTTGGGCGTTGGGGCCAATAAGGCCCCCGGATCTTCTTCAGCCTCACTATCTTCCTCAAAACCATGGGGGACCAAGGCTTGTGGTTTTTGGGCATTTGGTGCTGAATGTTTCTGAGCATGTGAATGACTGTTTGGGTCCACTGGATGCAGAAGACAAGGAGGACCAACATCTCATCATCGCCGATGCCAATGCCCCACTTGTGGTTACTTCTGGCCCGGCATTGCATTATCCAAACCCTCCAAACCCTTCAAAGGTTTTGTACATTAACAAGAAAGAGGCTCCGATGTTGAGAGTGGAACGAGGGGTGCCTGTCAAGTTTTCTGTACAAGCAGGGCACAATGTTGCGCTCTACATTACTTCAGACCCGCTTGGTGGGAATGCTACCCTGAGGAATGTGACCGAGACTATTTATGCAGGAGGGCCTAAAGCTCAAGGAGTTCAAGCCAGTCCCATGGAATTGGTTTGGCAACCAGATAGGAATACTCCAGACCAAGTGTATTATCAATCTCTTTATGAGCAGAAAATGGGTTATAGAGTGCAGGTGGTTGATGGGGGTCTGCCTGATATGTATAATAACAGTGTTATTTTGGATGATCAGCAAGTTACGTTATTTTGGACATTGTCAGAAAAGTCGATATCTATTGCTGTTCGTGGTGAGAAGAAGAGCGGTTTTTTGGCAATAGGATTTGGCAGGGGAATGGTAAACAGCTATGCTTATGTGGGTTGGATTGATAACATTGGCAAAGGGCGGGTAAACACTTATTGGATTGATGGAAAGGATGCCTCGAGTGTGCATCCAACAATTGAGAATTTGACTTACGTGAGGTGCAGGTCAGAAAATGGCATCATTTCATTCGAGTTCACCCGCCCCTTGAATCCATCATGTGGTAAGAGTGATAGACCGGAGTGTAGAAACATAATTGATCGCACTACTCCTCTTAAAGTTATTTGGGCAATGGGTTCTACATGGACAGATGAGCATCTAAGTGAACAAAATATGCATTTTGTTACGAGCAGTAGGCCTATTAGGGTACTTCTTATGCGTGGTTCTGCAGAGGCGGAGCAGGATTTACAGCCGGTATTAGCTGTACATGGATTTATGATGTTTCTCGCTTGGGGTATGTTGCTTCCTGGTGGAATACTGGCGGCTAGATACTTAAAACATGTTAAGGGTGATGGGTGGTACAAGATTCATGTTTATTTGCAGTACTCAGGTTTGGTAATCGTCCTACTTGCCCTTCTTTTTGCTGTTGCTGAACTTCGAGGTTTCTATGTCAGCTCATTGCATGTTAAGTTTGGGATTACTGCGATATTTTTGGCGTGTATACAACCAGTGAATGCATTCCTAAGGCCTAAGAGACCAGCTCATGGAGAGGAGGTTTCCTCCAAAAGGATTCTTTGGGAGTACTTTCATGTGATCGGTGGAAGGTGTGCCTTTGTTGTAGGCATTGCAGCACTGTTCAGTGGAATGAAGCATTTAGGAGATAGATATGACGGTGAAAATGTTCATGGACTTAATTGGGCTTTAATAATTTGGTTCTTGATTGGTGCATTGATAGTTATGTATCTGGAATACCGTGAAAAACAACAAAGGAGGGATAGAAGTTTTGGAAGAAGCAATTGGGTGCTGGGGAACCTGGAGGAAGATGACTCTGTTGATCTGTTGAGCCCGAACGGAGTGCATGCAGAGAAAGAATCACAAACTTCAGGAAGAATGGAAGTTCAATTAGAGCCTCTGAACAGATAG
- the LOC18791760 gene encoding U-box domain-containing protein 4, whose translation MAKCHRNDIGSVVLDRATTTTSAGGGGHFRLWSSFSGASFRRKIFYAVSCGGSSRYRHHNDKNNVAPSSPPPPPATATRSTATKTTPQSHSKEKELEKVKPKSEKLSDLLNLAEFSESENDAMTKKKVEALDELKRVAKELQVEDDSAKRKEAASRVRLLAKEDVEARATLAMLGVIPPLVALLDSADVVAQIASLYALLNLGIGNDVNKAAILQAGAVHKMLKLIESPNPPDPSVSEAIIANFLGLSALDLNKPIIGASGAIPFMVKTLKNLDNTSSPQAKQDALRALYNLSIFPSNISFILETDLIPFFLNSLGDMEVSERILAILSNMVTVPEGRKAISSVRDAFPILVDALNWNDSPGCQEKASYILMVMAHKAFGDRQAMIEAGMVSALLELTLLGSTLAQKRASRILECLRVDKGKQVSQSFGGSMGAAVSAPICGSSSSSTNPNMGSKECLEEEEDMMSEEKKAVKQLVQQSLQNNMRRIVKRANLPQDFVPSDHFKSLTSSSTSKSLPF comes from the exons ATGGCCAAGTGTCACCGAAACGACATCGGATCCGTCGTGCTAGACCGCGCTACCACCACCACGTCCGCCGGAGGAGGCGGTCACTTCCGTCTCTGGTCATCCTTCTCCGGTGCTTCATTCCGCCGGAAAATCTTCTACGCCGTCAGTTGCGGCGGCAGCTCCCGCTATCGCCACCACAACGACAAAAACAACGTCGCTCCGTCCAGTCCTCCCCCTCCCCCGGCCACTGCCACTAGATCAACGGCGACAAAAACGACGCCACAGTCGCActccaaagaaaaagagcTGGAAAAGGTAAAACCGAAGTCCGAGAAGCTCTCGGATCTTCTGAACCTCGCGGAGTTTTCGGAGTCAGAGAACGACGCCATGACCAAGAAGAAGGTGGAGGCTTTGGATGAGCTGAAGCGCGTGGCGAAGGAATTGCAGGTCGAAGACGACTCGGCGAAGAGGAAAGAGGCGGCCAGCAGAGTGAGATTGCTCGCCAAGGAAGATGTGGAAGCCAGAGCGACGCTGGCGATGCTCGGAGTCATTCCTCCGCTCGTCGCCTTGCTCGACTCCGCCGACGTCGTTGCTCAGATCGCATCGCTCTACGCTCTGCTCAATCTCGGGATCGGCAACGATGT AAACAAGGCTGCAATTCTCCAAGCAGGGGCTGTTCACAAAATGCTTAAACTCATTGAATCCCCAAATCCTCCAGACCCATCAGTCTCAGAAGCTATAATTGCAAATTTCCTTGGCTTAAGCGCATTGGATTTGAATAAACCCATCATTGGAGCTTCAGGCGCCATACCCTTCATGGTTAAAACCCTCAAGAATTTGGACAACACAAGTAGCCCTCAAGCTAAGCAAGATGCCTTGAGAGCTCTCTACAACCTTTCAATCTTCCCATCCAATATTTCGTTCATATTGGAAACTGATTTGATCCCATTTTTCCTGAATTCGCTTGGAGACATGGAAGTGAGTGAAAGAATCCTTGCAATTCTAAGCAACATGGTAACTGTCCCCGAAGGTCGAAAAGCAATTAGCAGTGTCCGGGATGCATTCCCAATATTGGTCGATGCATTGAATTGGAACGATTCGCCGGGGTGTCAAGAGAAGGCATCCTACATTTTGATGGTGATGGCACACAAGGCATTTGGGGATAGGCAAGCCATGATCGAGGCAGGAATGGTATCGGCATTGCTTGAATTAACGCTTTTGGGTAGCACATTGGCACAGAAGAGAGCCTCAAGGATCTTGGAGTGTTTGAGAGTGGATAAAGGAAAGCAGGTTTCACAAAGCTTTGGTGGGAGTATGGGTGCAGCGGTTTCTGCTCCCATTTGTGGCTCTTCGTCGTCTTCTACAAACCCGAACATGGGTTCCAAGGAGTGTttggaagaggaggaggacaTGATGAGTGAGGAGAAGAAAGCCGTGAAGCAATTAGTGCAACAGAGTTTGCAAAACAACATGAGGAGGATCGTGAAGAGGGCCAATTTGCCGCAAGATTTCGTCCCATCGGATCATTTCAAGTCACTCACctcaagttcaacttcaaagaGCTTGCCATTTTGA
- the LOC109946590 gene encoding stromal cell-derived factor 2-like protein, with amino-acid sequence MAMGFFCLALFLIFGLDLDTGYAASASTSEGVEVTYGTVLKLMHEKTKFRLHSHDVPYGSGSGQQSVTGFPNVDDANSYWIVRPELETAAKQGDSIPSGTIIRLQHMKTRKWLHSHLHASPITGNQEVSCFGGESESDTGDHWRVMIEGSGKTWKQDQRVRIQHVDTGVYLHSHDKKYTRIAGGQQEVCAVREKRADNVWLAAEGVYLPVGETK; translated from the exons ATGGCGATGGGTTTCTTCTGCCTTGCTCTGTTCCTCATCTTCGGCCTCGATCTCGATACAGGCTACGCTGCTTCCGCTTCTACCTCCGAGGGCGTCGAG GTGACGTACGGGACTGTGCTGAAGCTGATGCACGAGAAGACCAAGTTTCGCCTGCATTCCCACGACGTGCCGTATGGTTCCGGTAGTGGTCAGCAGTCTGTCACTGGTTTTCCCAACGTTGACGATGCAAATAGCTACTGG ATTGTTAGACCTGAGCTCGAAACAGCTGCCAAGCAAGGTGATAGCATTCCAAGTGGGACAATTATCAGGTTGCAGCACATGAAGACTAGGAAATGGCTGCACAGCCATTTGCACGCCTCCCCCATAACTGGCAACCAAGAG GTGAGCTGCTTTGGGGGAGAATCTGAATCTGATACTGGTGATCACTGGAG GGTTATGATTGAAGGGAGTGGGAAGACCTGGAAGCAGGATCAAAGGGTTCGAATTCAGCATGTCGACACAGGTGTTTATCTACATAGTCATGACAAGAAGTACACCCGCATTGCCGGGGGACAGCAGGAG GTTTGCGCTGTCAGAGAAAAACGCGCGGACAATGTTTGGTTGGCAGCTGAAGGCGTGTACCTCCCGGTCGGTGAAACCAAGTAG